A genomic segment from Apium graveolens cultivar Ventura unplaced genomic scaffold, ASM990537v1 ctg1886, whole genome shotgun sequence encodes:
- the LOC141700185 gene encoding G-type lectin S-receptor-like serine/threonine-protein kinase LECRK3 translates to MSYSSSYMLYIILILLLYLGESQRNSTLSLGSSLTAADNDISWYSPSGDFAFGFQNVNDQFLLSIWYDKIPDKTVVWFVNDGTAVSSGSKVQLTADRGLVLGDFQGTELWSSEPFSGTVSSVVFNDTGNFMIFGSNSTLLWDSFSNPTDTLLPTQTMELGGTLFSRHTETNFTKGRFQLRFLNNGNLVLNARNILTNNAYASYYTKNTFDDAISQGYQVRFTTTGYVNIVRRNGTIVELTTNRAISSTGYYHRVTLNFDGVLVQYYHPKAFTGTSVWTAVWQIPDNICNNVEVPGSGACGFNSVCSLDDSRRPDCRCPESYSLLDPNDKHGSCKPNFTQSCDDYSCNEDLYDILELTDTDWPLSDYEELKPISVLECRRQCLVDCFCAVAVYRGETCWKKKVPLANGRKDRSLNGKAFLKIRKGDPRRSNPSAGDIPNYQEKKDTSSLFLVGCVLLGSSVFVNLILIAVACFGFLYRKRTTNFQPASSSVETNVHRFTSSELVEATNGFEEELGRGSFGIVYKGKIHMASTVIVAVKKIDRLLQDGAKEFQTEVNVIAQTHHKNLVRLVGYCKEGEHRLLVYEYMVNGTLAELIFGSVKPSWTVRNHIALGIAKGLAYLHEECSTSIIHCDIKPQNILLDGYYNARISDFGLAKLMMLDQSRTNTGIKGTKGYVAPEWFRNTPITVKFDVYSFGVLLLETICCRRSVEDPEFGDKAILTDWVWDCFQEGRIVDLVKSDEDILSEWGKVEIFVKVGLWCVEEDPSLRPTMRQMLEGVVNVSDPPCPSPFF, encoded by the coding sequence ATGAGTTATTCCTCCTCATATATGctatatattattttgattttactTCTATATTTAGGAGAATCTCAAAGAAACAGCACCTTATCTTTAGGTTCATCTCTCACAGCTGCAGACAATGACATCTCATGGTATTCACCTTCTGGTGATTTTGCGTTCGGGTTTCAGAACGTAAACGATCAGTTTTTGCTGTCCATTTGGTATGACAAAATACCTGACAAAACAGTTGTCTGGTTTGTAAATGATGGTACTGCTGTCTCTTCTGGATCCAAAGTGCAGCTCACTGCTGACCGCGGATTAGTCCTTGGTGATTTTCAAGGCACGGAGTTATGGAGCTCCGAGCCATTTTCTGGAACAGTTTCTAGTGTTGTTTTTAATGATACAGGCAATTTTATGATTTTTGGTAGCAATTCCACATTGTTGTGGGATAGCTTCAGCAATCCAACTGATACCCTTTTGCCTACTCAGACAATGGAGCTCGGTGGTACGCTTTTCTCTAGACATACTGAAACCAATTTCACCAAAGGAAGATTCCAGTTACGTTTTCTTAACAATGGGAATCTTGTGCTTAATGCCCGGAATATACTTACCAATAATGCTTATGCTAGTTACTATACAAAGAACACTTTTGATGATGCAATTAGTCAAGGTTACCAGGTACGTTTTACTACGACAGGATATGTGAATATCGTTAGAAGAAATGGTACTATAGTTGAGCTAACCACAAACAGAGCAATTTCATCAACAGGCTATTATCATAGAGTAACTCTAAATTTTGATGGTGTTCTAGTCCAGTATTACCACCCCAAGGCGTTTACTGGAACATCGGTTTGGACTGCTGTCTGGCAAATCCCAGATAACATATGTAATAATGTGGAAGTGCCCGGAAGTGGGGCTTGTGGATTTAATAGTGTTTGCAGTCTTGATGATTCTAGAAGACCAGATTGTCGGTGCCCAGAAAGTTATTCGTTACTCGATCCTAATGATAAACATGGTAGTTGCAAGCCAAATTTTACACAAAGCTGTGATGATTATAGCTGTAATGAAGATTTATATGATATTCTAGAGCTTACTGATACCGACTGGCCGCTATCTGATTATGAGGAGCTGAAGCCCATTTCTGTATTAGAGTGTAGAAGACAGTGTTTAGTTGATTGCTTTTGTGCTGTTGCAGTTTATAGAGGTGAAACCTGCTGGAAAAAGAAGGTACCTTTGGCGAATGGGAGGAAGGACAGAAGCCTTAATGGCAAGGCTTTTCTAAAAATTCGTAAAGGTGATCCTCGTCGCAGTAATCCAAGTGCTGGAGATATTCCAAATTATCAAGAAAAGAAGGATACAAGTAGTTTGTTCCTTGTTGGTTGTGTCCTTTTAGGCAGTTCAGTATTTGTCAATTTGATATTGATAGCTGTCGCGTGCTTTGGCTTCCTCTACAGAAAGAGAACCACAAATTTTCAGCCAGCTAGCAGTAGTGTTGAAACCAACGTGCATCGTTTTACTAGTAGTGAGCTGGTAGAAGCCACAAATGGATTTGAAGAAGAGTTGGGAAGGGGTTCTTTTGGCATTGTTTACAAAGGTAAAATCCATATGGCTTCTACGGTTATTGTTGCAGTGAAGAAGATAGATAGACTGCTTCAAGATGGTGCAAAGGAATTCCAAACTGAGGTTAATGTGATTGCACAAACTCATCATAAGAATTTGGTCAGATTAGTTGGATATTGCAAAGAAGGGGAGCATCGCCTACTCGTCTATGAGTACATGGTCAATGGAACATTAGCAGAATTAATTTTTGGCAGTGTGAAGCCTAGTTGGACAGTGAGGAACCATATTGCTTTAGGTATCGCAAAAGGATTGGCGTACCTTCATGAAGAATGCAGCACATCAATTATTCATTGCGATATAAAGCCTCAAAATATTCTTCTCGATGGATACTACAATGCTCGAATATCTGATTTTGGGTTGGCAAAACTCATGATGCTCGACCAGAGTAGAACAAATACTGGAATCAAAGGAACAAAGGGTTATGTTGCACCTGAATGGTTTAGAAACACTCCAATCACCGTCAAGTTTGATGTTTATAGCTTTGGTGTTTTGCTGCTAGAGACCATTTGTTGCCGAAGAAGCGTGGAGGATCCAGAGTTTGGAGATAAGGCCATTCTAACAGACTGGGTTTGGGATTGCTTTCAGGAAGGCAGGATAGTTGatttggttaaaagtgatgagGATATTTTGAGTGAGTGGGGAAAGGTAGAAATATTTGTAAAGGTTGGACTTTGGTGTGTTGAAGAAGATCCATCTCTACGGCCAACCATGAGACAGATGCTTGAGGGAGTTGTGAATGTTTCTGATCCCCCGTGTCCCTCCCCTTTCTTTTGA